A DNA window from Vigna unguiculata cultivar IT97K-499-35 chromosome 10, ASM411807v1, whole genome shotgun sequence contains the following coding sequences:
- the LOC114166945 gene encoding polygalacturonase ADPG1-like: protein MQRLIIFLFILGFISPCLCARCVKTEEKENTYNVIDYGAHGDGKSDDSKAFVSAWKETCGTKGTSTLIIPENRVFLVKGIALNGPCSATKINIRVQHVNNLSIDGSGGSIDGYGSSWWKCESCGRPTILRFKSCKDLSVSHVSITNSPKAHIRINNCENARISHINIDSPGDSPNTDGIDIYSSKNIFIEDSTIQCGDDCIAISDGSSYINATRIACGPGHGISIGSLGRDGSYETVTEVNVKNCSFSHTTNGARIKTAPGGSGYAKHISFEDIKLTQVENPIIIDQYYGSKHSKVLLTFDEAINLNCCPPGCFNLVLDNIDIVSSKPGKPVSCSCNNAHGKVTSTHPNCSFSYNQIIM from the exons ATGCAAagattaatcatttttcttttcattcttggTTTTATTTCACCATGTTTGTGTGCGAGGTGTGTTAAAacagaagagaaagaaaacactTATAATGTGATAGATTATGGTGCTCATGGTGATGGCAAGTCAGATGATTCTAAg GCTTTTGTGAGTGCATGGAAAGAGACATGTGGAACAAAAGGAACATCAACTCTTATTATACCAGAAAATAGAGTATTCTTGGTGAAAGGCATAGCCCTCAATGGTCCTTGCAGTGccacaaaaattaatattagggtacaac ACGTAAATAATCTCTCAATTGATGGAAGTGGAGGATCAATTGATGGCTATGGTTCTTCTTGGTGGAAATGCGAGAGTTGTGGAAGACCAACG ATTCTTAGGTTCAAGTCTTGTAAGGATCTTAGTGTTAGTCACGTGAGCATCACGAACAGCCCAAAAGCTCACATAAGGATAAATAATTGTGAGAATGCCAGAATCTCTCATATCAACATTGATTCTCCTGGTGACAGCCCCAACACCGATGGAATTGACATTTATTCTTCAAAAAATATCTTCATTGAAGATTCCACCATACAATGTG GTGATGATTGCATAGCCATTAGTGATGGCTCCTCTTACATCAATGCTACTCGAATTGCTTGTGGACCAGGCCATGGAATAag CATTGGCAGCCTGGGTAGAGACGGATCTTATGAAACAGTGACAGAAGTTAATGTAAAAAATTGCAGCTTCAGCCACACTACAAATGGAGCAAGAATCAAGACAGCACCA GGTGGATCAGGTTATGCAAAACACATAAGTTTTGAGGACATCAAATTAACACAGGTTGAGAACCCAATTATTATAGACCAGTACTACGGAAGTAAACATTCAAAGGTACTCTTAACTTT TGACGAAGCTATTAACTTAAATTGTTGTCCACCTGGTTGTTTCAACCTTGTTCTCGATAATATTGACATTGTCTCTTCTAAACCAGGAAAACCAGTTTCTTGTTCTTGCAACAATGCCCATGGAAAAGTTACATCCACTCATCCAAATTGTTCTTTCTCCTATAACCAAATAATTATGTAG